The stretch of DNA TGCCTAGTAGATCTTTGGAAGGTATTTGGCAGGCCAGGTGAAGAATGACCAAGGTTTGGACAGGGGTGGTAGCAATGGGGAAGCTGTGCTAGGATGTGCTGTGCAATTAGAGAGGGATCCAAATGGACCCTTGGTTTTGATGTGTAAAAGCATTTTGGATGACTGTACCTTTAACTAAGGAGATGAAGATGTTGGAGAAGTATTCACTTTGATGAATTAAACTTGAAATGCTTTCTATTCTTTCTACTAGTGATGTTTAGCAGGCAATCCAACTCTTCTGAGAGCTTAGTGCAGAGTTAAAGGTTCAGTCTAGAAAGTGTCAGAACCCAGATCCCACATACTCATTTCACTGTATCACCCCTCTTTGCTTTACTTTTGTttgtgggtgcatgctaagtcactttagtcatgtctgactctgcaaccccatggactgtaacctgccaggctcctctgcccatgggattctccaggcaagaatactggagtgggttgccatgccctactccaggggatcttcctgaactggggatcgaaccctcctctcctatgtcttctgcattggcagatgggttctttaaccactagcgccacatgggaaaccctttgcttttgtttgttcagTTTAATTCTGTATAACAGATCATGTTTGacatatatttttctccttttgtcctcATGACTACACTTTGAGATTTTCATCACTATCTCCATttgataaatgaaaacaaatgagtcCCAAACATACTGGTTAACTAACCCAAGCTTAAACAGGTAGTAAGTGGAGAAACCGGAATTTGAACTATAGTTTGTTAGACTCTATTCTCAAATATCATTCACTCCCAAACactaaattattctttttttttccttttcttgctgcCATCCTACTGCCTTATTAGTTTTAGaaattttgaaagtaaaactCTATTCATGTGCTTAAAATAGAAGGCTTAATAATGGTAAGAATCTATGAATATTGTAGtttgttaaaacaaacaaaaaaatgttccAGACTTAAAGAACACTAAGTTAATCAGACTTATATTATAAATCTTTTCATCCTGTTTTATAATTAATTGTTAAACTTGGAATTTTTCATTAAGGTGGCACTGTTGAGAGCTCATGCAGGGGAACATTTACTACTTGGAGCTACAAAGAGATCCATGATGTATAAAGATATTTTGCTTTtgggtaagtttttttttttttcattttaatttgaaaaagttaTGTTTGCGTGATACTTACAGGGGGTCTATTCTATATGTACCAGGCACTCATAGATACTGTCAAATGGTGCTATCACTTCACAATGGATTTAGGTGGTCAGAGgctctgtttttcctttcctttattgcAAGGAAGTTCAGAAGAGATGTTCAGTATGcattaaataaaagagaaatgttgCTCAATAAACAAAATATCAAGGTATGTTTATTTCAGGACAAAGAATTAGTGATTTGTGTCACTATCTTATGGAATTCCATACATTTTAAGTGTCTACCTAATAATTATACTATATATCATTTTCTAATCTTCTAAAGATTATGTTTATCTCCTAGGATCTCATTGCTTATGATATACTACAAAATCCCAATAAAAAATTTCATAACAATGTCTGAAAAATTCTCATAGTTAAATAGCAGTGCTGAAACAGGCAAAATTATGACAGCGAGTGGGATAAGGCACAAAGGAAAAGTTTGTGTCTTCATTAAGGAAGAACTCTGATCCCcacccctttcagttcagttcagttcagttgctcagtcatgtccaactctttgcaaccccaagaactgcagcatgccaggcctcccagagtctacccaaatccatgtccatcaaattggtgatgccatccaaccatctcatcctctatcgtccccttctcctcctgccctcaatctttcccagcatcacagtcttttcaaatgagtcagctcttcacatcaggtggacaaagtattggagtttcagcttcaacatcagtccttccaatgaacaaccaggactgatctcctttaggatggactgattggatctccttgcagtccaagggactcttaagagtcttctccaacaccacagttcaaaatcattaattcttCCCCTTTACTCACCTTAGAAAATTAGTTTTCCTGTTAAGAGAGCATCAATTCTGCCCTTTTACTTACCTTATAAAATTAGGTTTCCCGTTGAAGAGAGCTGAGATCTCTCTAATGCTTAGAAGCTGTCTCTCCCTCTGGCTGTGTAAAATGATAACTAAATTGtcttattccattttttaaatagatattttgtcccaaataaaaataaattgaacatAATATCACAATAGCTAATAGTAACTGACGACTTACTATTTAAGATATATGCCTTTAAGTGCTTTAAcatgtctctctctatatatacactctctcatttaatcctcagaataaCCCTGAGGGATATGTACTATTATTTTCAACCTATTTTGTAGGTGAAGAAACGAAGGCAGAGTAAGTTTGTCTGAGGTCACAAAGCAAGTAAGGGATTGAGCCAGGATTCTAAACCACATAATATGACTGCTTTTAAATTCTGCTAAATTTTCTTACAATTTCAGCACTCCTACAATACTGTTCTCCTTATAAATGTGAATATAATAagcatagaaaacaaaacaatcttaCCACATAGTTCTAAATAGTCTTATCCTAAATAATTAGATAACTCAACTTTTCATAAGAGGAGCAGGgctacactttttaaaatacttttgccTGTGTTGTTATGCTGAAGATTGTCTTTGCCTGGTGAAAGAATTCAGGATACTCTGCTTTttataaaaccagaaaataaaaatttagcagTTATTTTAGGCACTCAAATAAACTTACAATTTTCCAATATTTTAGAAGCTATAATATTGTCATATTATAGCCCAAGACTTTCTAAAGTAGAACATATTTAAAGATTAGGTGGTCCAGATTTCTATCCAATTTCTGGATTCCCTTGAATTCTGTTGCAGACATTAGCCTTGTGATTAGATGATCTTCCTATCTCTTCTTAAAGAAGCCCAGGATGAGAGAATTTAGTATTTAATGAAGCAACTCATAAGAGTATACctgatagtttaaaaaaattagcctTGTCTATTTAAGCTTATTAAAATTGTGTCTCAGTGGTTGTTATATGTATAAACACCTATACCACTGAAGGAATGCTAGTTTACTTCACTAGAAGCAAGAGGGATTCTTTAGGTTTTGTATCATGCTCATTAATGAGTAAGGCACTAACAGATAACTGACATAGTGGAAAGCTAATCATTATATCTTGTTTCTCCCTTGTCAATAATTAGCTTGTTATTAGTCTGTACTTTAGTATTATCACCAGTGACCGAGGCTGTTAAAATGCATGTGATCATATTATCAATGTTATTGATTCTGTAAGTGTTGTTAAGTTTTTCCTAACATAATTAACAACAGTACTGAGAGAGGAAGTACTATTCATGTTTCTTCAagggaaaatcatttaaaatattggttTATAAAAGTTTAAACAAAATCTGACAATGTTGCATGTGTGCGAGGGTTGattgtttaattattattattatttttttaacgtAGGGAACAACTATGTTATTCACCGCAACAGCTGTGAAGTCGAGATTAGCCGTGTGGCCAACCGGGTTCTAGATGAGCTGGTCCGACCATTTCAAGAAATTCAGATTGATGATAATGAATATGCTTGTTTGAAGGCAATTGTCTTTTTTGATCCAGGTTTGTTTCCAAAGTTTCAGTAAAAATGATTACAGTGAAAAActgccttttgttttatttttaaataattttatctgttcatttatttttggctgcgctggatcttccttgctgtgcagacttttctctagttgcagtgagtgggggctactttccagttgtggtgcacaggcttctttgGTGCACTTCTCGTTGTGCTGTCTTCTCTTATTGAGGCAGTAGCTCTAGGACACACAGGCTTTCGTAGTTGTAGCACATAGTTGCAGTTGTGGCCCCAGGCTCTTGAGCataggttcagtagctgtggtgcacaccCTTAGTTGTCTGGTGGCATGcaaggatcttcccagatcagggatcgaacccatgtctcctgccttggcaggtggattctttaccactaaaccaccaagtgggagaaggcaatggcaccccactccagtactcttgcttggaaaatcccatggatggaggagcctggtaggctgcagtccatagggtcgccaagagtcagacacgactgagcgacttccctttcacttttcactttcatgcattggagaaggaaatggcaacccactccagtgttcttgcctggagaatcccagagacaggggagcctggtgggctgctgtctatggggtcgcacagagtcggacacgactgaagtgacttagcagcagcaacttttaaaatattagaatatttaCTCTCACACTCTGGTAAGACAGAATATTTAGGTTGCTCTTTTTATTCCTGTACTAGACGCAAAAGGGCTAAGTGACCCAGTGAAGATTAAGAACATGCGGTTCCAAGTGCAGTTGAGTTTGGAGGACTACATCAACGACCGGCAGTATGACTCCCGGGGCAGATTTGGGGAGTTGCTTCTGCTCTTGCCCACGCTGCAGAGCATCACGTGGCAAATGATTGAGCAAATACAATTTGTTAAACTTTTTGGAATGGTTAAAATTGACAACTTACTTCAGGAGATGTTACTGGGTGGTGAGTTTATTtaagaatttctattttatttcttagcATCATATTACAGTGCTTTAGAGCAAGTTTGACCTGTTTACTTTTTGTCCATCATATAATGAACTCAATTTTTATTTCGCATTTAGAAAAATCTATAAAACCTATTGGCTGGGAACAAAAATACTTGAACATATTCAAACTTCCCCTCCATTCATACTCAACCTCCACCACCTTTACTCCACCCATCCCTCTTACCTCAATTTTCAGATCTTCCCAAATatgataaatggaaatatatttcttattgttGGTACTTCTTGGAGTATGTTATATTTTTCTATGTCTCTCCTCCTCTAAAAGCTCACCGATGGcaaaatacaacaacaacaacaaaaatacataaagtaaatagcttaaaaataaacattctgcTCCCGAAATAAATTAACTGACACAACACAATGAGAAGGGGAAAATGAGATTTCTTAGCTGCACTAGATGTCAGGAATAacttaagaaataatttattttgtgttCTGATCTAGATTAAATTTCCttgtaaaatctattttattttagtttagttttagttttctaGTGGTTAATGTGTTTCTAATGATatctttctgaaataaaagttgtTTATGCTATTAGAGTGATCCCAAATACTATAAACTTGAGGTAAGTGATTCTTGGAATTGCCTTAACAACAGGCAGCAAACATAATGATTCCAGGAAACTGCACGGAAGGTCCATTATTAATATACAACATAATATGATACAACATTAATCTAGCCAGTGTACAGTGAAAGCTGACATTGTCTTTAATGTAGCAGTGgctctattaatttatttttgaattcccAAAAACCACTTTGCAAAAATAGCAATATTTAAGCTGTCAATCAAAACACTTGTTTTAAGGTAAACTTGCTGTTCCTGATTAAATATCCCTTACgcaagcatctttttatcttCTGTAGGTGCTTCCACTGAGGCTAACCATCTCCATCATCCAATGCACCCACATTTGTCTCAAGATCCATTAACTGGACAGACTATACTTTTGGGTTCAATGTCAACACTCGTGCATACAGACCAGATCTGTAAGTATCTGGACTACTTTTGAAAcacaatatttcttaaaaaattacttGAGAAAATGTGAAATTTGGGGAAAGAATCTCTTAGTTCCCAGGAATTGTAAAAATTGGATATAATTTCTTCTCTAGGATTTGATTGTGGGAGATTGTGAAGCAAGCCACTTATTCTTCTCATGTATGAGTTTTCTCCCTAAAATGGAGATATGAGTGCCTAAATCTTTCTGCTTCATATGTTTGGTAGTACAAAAGAACATATAGGATGTTCAGCCTTGCCTGGTAGTGCAAGACCATAAAAATGACATACAAACTGGTACCATGCAAAGGAATcttaataagagaaaaattaagattGCTTATGACCCTTAAACATGTTTGTCAAAACATGAAGAACTCTTTTAACTATAAGTTATAAATGTATAGGGAAGTTAAAAATAGTACTTTTAATGTTTAGTAcaccataatttaaaatattaaaaacactgaaaattaatgttataattttttgtaaaaaaaaaaatatgaagagtAGTTTTGACAGTGCTTGCCATGTTCTTTTTCAAGGACTTACAAGAGGAAGTGAGCACGTATGATGAAATTTACTCTTTTGGAAGTCTGATTTCCAGTATTTTATCCTTTGTATTTTCAACGTCATGAAATCATCTCTCAGAAACCATTTGATAGCAAGTTTTTTTGTCAGTTTCACTTCCTCTGGGACCTCTCTATCCTTTCAAAGAATTGGGCTCCTCATTAACGTTGACAAGTTTTCCTTCAGCTTAAGCTCTTGGCTGTATTTTTAGGGACTCAAACAATGACAATGTGAACATTTCCATGGTCTGTGCTTTCTTCTATTAACTACATTTACATTCGGTTTGAATTTTACTTCCAGCAttatcattttttgtttctttactgcCCACTCTCCCCTTCCAGCCAATTCTCTTTCAGTTGTCCATGTTTGTAAAATGTCATGTGAATTTATCactgggagggagacaggaggcaaCACAACTATACACTTTGTTGTCAGTGTGTGAACTGAAGGAAATATGTTCATTGACCAATCACAATCATGAACAGACTGAAGGATGTGGTGTGATTGGTTACTGATCAAAATGCACATCCATTATTTGGGTAATTATTTGTAGACTGAAAAAGTTAGCTGTGAAGTTTATGAAGTTTGCAATACAGTCAAGTTTGTGAGTTTATGCAACACTCACTGTTAATTTGAGTTAACATACTAACTGAAGTGTGAACCAGGTTTTTGAAAGACTAGTGCTATTTAACTAAGCAGTGATGAGTGGAATTCATGTGTATCATAATTGGGCAAAGTGTGAGTTGTTTaggtttcctttagttctttggagcaaaaatgattatatatatatattagggatgactgatgctgaggctgaaactccaatactttggccacctcatgcaaagagttgactcattggaaaagaccctgatgctgggagggattgtgggcaggaggagaaggggacaacagaggatgagatggctggatggcatcaccgactcgatgcacatgaatttgggtgaactccgggagttggtgatggacagggcagcctggcatgctgagatccatggggtcgcagagacagatacgactgagcgacagaactgaactaaactgaagggaTTGATAGTAGATAATCTGATATTATTGCAGATTTAGCACATTACATTTTTACAAGTCAactcagagatttaaaaaatcttgacTAGACAAACTATCAAGAATTAATTGCTCCTGAATTTATACTAATTTAAATTGAGTTTTGATCTACTGCCTCTAAACACTAAACCAGCTATGTCACAGATTCCTTAAGTTATTGTGATATCATTATGCATACCTGTATTGCTTACGGAATCTATGATAGCCCTTAGTAACTAGCTGCAGTGTTGTTTTACCCCAAAGTTCAATGCAATGTGACCATAATTTAGTGAGTACCATCTAACTGCTCCCTAGTGGTAGGGAGAGTAGAAACCACAAAAATGCCTGCTATCACTGCTGTCCTTCAGATGCAAAGATATATGTGTAAATAGTGTCTGTAACACAAAGTTCTTTGAGTGTATGACAGAAGCAGAAATGAAATTgttagaaaaaatacaaatgtacAATATAGTACATTTAATTTGTGGGCCCCCATGTAATTTAAAGACATTAATTTGGgaccattctttctttccttgaagtacagctgatttaCAGTAGTATTTTGATTTCAGGTACATAACATAATGATTCAGATTTAGAGGTTGtatttcatttaaagttattataaaatattgcttaTATTCCCTGTATTATAAATTACATcctatatcttatttattttctaccatATAGTTTGTGCCTCTCATTATCCTTCCCTtggctttctctccctctccccctcttctCACTGGTAGcaactggtttgttctctgtttccatgagtctgtttctgctttgttacatttatttcttatttgaatttaacatataagtgaaaatatacagtatttgtctctctgttTAACTTATTTCACTAAGGGTAATATCCTGCAGGTCCAGCCATGTTATTTcaagtggcaaaatttcattcatggctgagtgatattcatgtgtgtgtgtgtgtgtgtgtgtgtgtgtgtgtgtgtgtgtgtgtgtgtgtgtgtgtgtgtatgtgtgtgtctcacatcttctttatcctttcatctgttgatggacacttgtgTGGCTTCCAtatcatatcttggctattgtatataaagctgctatgaacattgaggtgcatgcatctttccaaattagtgtttttgtgttCCTCAAATATATActgagaagtggaattgctggatactgtggtagttctagttttcatttgttgaggaacttccatactgggACTATCTTGCAAAGATACCATGTTCATTTGATTAACAGTCGAGAACAGAGAGAGGCAAACCCAATACCATACCAAAGAGTCTATGAAGTTGTTTCTCTTAGAGATCAGTTATTCataaacttggaaaataaaaCTCATTAACAAAACATTGAACGTTGTAGGTAACAACTTGCAAGAAAGTTTAACAATTTTGCTGGTGGTTAAatcctttactttttaaatgctaGTTTTCTAGTATTTTAAAAGCATACTTGCTGACCCTAATCTTTTTAGAATCACATCAtcacacttttcatttttattttccctcttcCAGCACACTATTTAAGAGATTCATTTGTAAAGGAAAACTTTGCTTTGCTTATGGTCATTTGAAGCAGTTTATATTTGATACAAAGGAAAGCATTAAACTCAAGCacacataaaaattaaagtttatgcATATTTTCTTGGTCTTTTACAGCAGGCTCCTGCAGTATTAGATCCATCCTAAATATccagaaataatttttgaagCAAATTTCATAATTCTTTTGTCACTTGaattatatctaaaaatattgtttttaagtcATTGCTAATTCTCATGTAATAATATAAAgttaatatattaaagaaaactagGCAAAAGGGGGctgttcttttttgtgtttttgaaaactattccagaaaaataatcgATAAAGTCATTAAATTGATAATGTCTCAGTCTGATCATCaaacattttctgtttattctgttAAATGCATGGGTTAATAATAAATGTGAATActaaaatatttcaagttttaaaaattgtagaatGGCTCCtggattattttataatatgGTTAAAATTTGCCAATAGAAATACTATCATAGACAATGAAATATTCAAActataactgattttttaaattactcagtgttctttgcattgatgggtAAGGAACAGCCAAGCGTCATTGTAACAATAATTTTGAAGTGACAAAGTCAGtatttttcagatgcttttaACTACaacaagagcttccctggtggttccgtagtaaagaacctgcctgggtcaggaagatcccctggagaaggaaatggcaacccactccagtgtgcttgcttgggaaatgctttgaaaagaggatcctggcggcctacagtccatgaaggATCTCacaagagtcaaacgtgacttaatgactaaacaacaacaacatagattTCAAAGCACTTGAAGAGTTACCTtaccttattattatttttgttaatgtcATCTAATATTTGagttggctttcctggtggctcaaacagtaaagaatctgcctgccaatgcaggagacatagttcaatccctgggttgggaggatcccctggaaaaggaaatggcaacccactccagtatccttgcctggacaatcccatcgacagaggaacttggtgagctatagtccatggggtcacaaagagtcagacacacctaagcaactaaacaacaatgtttGAGTTAGTGAAATCTAAaccaaatatgttttattttatgtgctttttcGATTGCAAATATTGTAAAATTTGTATTGTGAGACTtggaaaaaaattagttttctgttaattcttttcattaaaattttgttttctgctgaGTTTATGAGAGAATCGAATGCCCATAAATGCTATTATATAAAAGCAGATGATATCTTAAAGTGATtatcaacattttaaagtatGATTTAGTTTAATGCTAATAGGGGAGTGCATCTCCAGTAGTATGTCAATGACCTGATTATGTATTATAATCACTACTTTatatatgatcttttaaaaacatatacaaaataaagtaATGCATATTGGTGTCATGCAAAACTTAATGAGATGGGCCAGGGTGACTGCCAGCATCACATAcaattctctgtttcttttttagcaACTCCTGAAaccccacttccttccccacctcAAGGCTCTGGACAAGAACCATACAAAATAGCTGCAAATCAAGCTTCAGTCATTTCACACCAGTCTCTttccaaacaaaagcaaatgtgAGAGTATGTTTACTTCTGAATGGCACTGCATAAATGTGAAAAGTTTGTTGGTCTTAAAATATCTCAGGATAGCACTTTTGGCAGACTCTTGGCCAAGGCTTCTTCATGGTGCTGTTATAAAGACGGTATCCTGTTTTCttgtttatatattcattttgtttgttgttgctcTTGTTTAAAACCTTTAGGTGCAACCAATGTATCGCTGAGTTTCAAAGCGTTTGTATAGTATAAACCAGTACTATGCCTGAACCAGTTGAATCTCGTGTTCTACTTTCATGTGTTGTCTTATTATTAATTTAAGTCTGTAAATAATTGCTTTATGGTGATATGATGAAGAACTAAGTGTTCTTCTTTGAGAACAGTAGATCAGAAATCCCAGATTAATATTAAATGTGccaagttcttttttaaaaataaattttaaacttgCAGATTCGAAAATTAAAGTGGTTGCTGTAGAATAGGGTATATTTCTTCGAAGAATCACTTACAAGCATCTTTTTGGCCCATAGTTAAATATGCCTATAAAAgattagaaaattataaataggCATTCCAAAGATGACTGGGTATTCCTTGAAATCTGCCTATATTTGAAGATGCATGTTAAAGTAAAATGGTAGCTTTATCAGTTGAGATACAGGCTAAATTGTATTAAAGAAACCCTTAAAAAGAGGCTCAAGCAAGACAggcatttatttctctctcagaaAACAAATCTAGAAGTAGTCATTCTTTGACTAGAACTTAGCACATGCCCACATCTGGTTCTCAGGGACACTGGCAGTGTAGTCTTTAGGCAGAAAGCCTAGTGCCAACAAAGCTGtccatctctgggattctgaTATCAGGAGACAAATTAGCCATCTGTCACACACTTGCTGCCTCATTTAGCCCTCCTGTAAAAAAGgtattattatctttttcttataaattaaGAAACCTTTAGCTTAGAGGATTTAAATAACGTAACCAAAGATCATTAAACCTAAAGAGGAGGAAAGCTGCACTCTAGCCCAGGTCTGATGGGCTTTAAGGAGAATAAATCTGTGGTATGAAAATGTGAGCTTCTTACTGTGGTTTTTAAATAAACGCAGTTGAGTGATAATTGGATATTATCCATTGTGTTACCTGTtaacacatatttacatataaatgagTGTAAATTTGTTGCAACGTGAATAAGAAACCACTTTTGTACCTTTAATGAATCTTCTAACTTTAATGAGTCTTCTTCCTAAAATGAAAAGATTGTAAAAACTTtcgaacaaagaaaataaaaatgtatagcaGATAGATCATGATGAAAGTACAGACAAATTAAAATCACTGACAGC from Ovis aries strain OAR_USU_Benz2616 breed Rambouillet chromosome 9, ARS-UI_Ramb_v3.0, whole genome shotgun sequence encodes:
- the HNF4G gene encoding hepatocyte nuclear factor 4-gamma isoform X2, with protein sequence MNTTDNGVNCLCAICGDRATGKHYGASSCDGCKGFFRRSIRKSHVYSCRFSRQCVVDKDKRNQCRYCRLRKCFRAGMKKEAVQNERDRISTRRSTFDGSNIPSINTLAQAEVRSRQISVSSPGASADINVKKIASIGDVCESMKQQLLVLVEWAKYIPAFCELPLDDQVALLRAHAGEHLLLGATKRSMMYKDILLLGNNYVIHRNSCEVEISRVANRVLDELVRPFQEIQIDDNEYACLKAIVFFDPDAKGLSDPVKIKNMRFQVQLSLEDYINDRQYDSRGRFGELLLLLPTLQSITWQMIEQIQFVKLFGMVKIDNLLQEMLLGGASTEANHLHHPMHPHLSQDPLTGQTILLGSMSTLVHTDQISTPETPLPSPPQGSGQEPYKIAANQASVISHQSLSKQKQM
- the HNF4G gene encoding hepatocyte nuclear factor 4-gamma isoform X1 codes for the protein MCVSKSMMRVSEPILDMEMANYSEVLDPTYTTLEFDTMQILYNSNDSSVPETTSMNTTDNGVNCLCAICGDRATGKHYGASSCDGCKGFFRRSIRKSHVYSCRFSRQCVVDKDKRNQCRYCRLRKCFRAGMKKEAVQNERDRISTRRSTFDGSNIPSINTLAQAEVRSRQISVSSPGASADINVKKIASIGDVCESMKQQLLVLVEWAKYIPAFCELPLDDQVALLRAHAGEHLLLGATKRSMMYKDILLLGNNYVIHRNSCEVEISRVANRVLDELVRPFQEIQIDDNEYACLKAIVFFDPDAKGLSDPVKIKNMRFQVQLSLEDYINDRQYDSRGRFGELLLLLPTLQSITWQMIEQIQFVKLFGMVKIDNLLQEMLLGGASTEANHLHHPMHPHLSQDPLTGQTILLGSMSTLVHTDQISTPETPLPSPPQGSGQEPYKIAANQASVISHQSLSKQKQM